From a single Paenibacillus sp. FSL R5-0345 genomic region:
- a CDS encoding helix-turn-helix domain-containing protein, whose amino-acid sequence MKHAQYYQPFEGDILAGIGNSPISPTRDFHIHDHYEIFLFLGGTVNGFVDQYSYPLQRGNVLLFNNHEIHKIINLSPEPYERLTIHFKAPLIYPFCTATTNLLACFQNRQPGEQNLAQMDETLLSEYTTLAYRLIAILDNPQYGSEVLALTYLIQILVLINELYNRTVTTIPSIISSHIQSAMRYIDNHLHLNLSLEQIAGELNIDKYYLSHLFKQQTGGTIYRYVLLKKIALSKQLLSAGNSVSDTCYLSGFNDYANFIRTFKNITGIPPGKYGKKS is encoded by the coding sequence ATGAAACATGCCCAGTATTATCAGCCTTTCGAAGGCGACATACTGGCGGGCATCGGCAATTCACCGATCTCACCCACCAGAGATTTTCACATTCATGACCACTACGAAATCTTCCTGTTTCTTGGCGGCACGGTGAACGGATTTGTGGATCAGTACAGCTATCCGCTTCAGCGGGGCAATGTGCTCTTATTTAACAATCACGAAATACATAAAATCATCAATTTATCTCCAGAACCTTATGAACGCTTAACAATCCATTTCAAAGCTCCACTTATATATCCCTTCTGCACTGCAACCACAAATCTGCTCGCTTGTTTCCAGAACCGTCAGCCCGGGGAGCAAAATCTCGCGCAAATGGATGAAACACTGCTTTCAGAGTATACGACCCTTGCCTACCGCTTAATTGCAATTTTGGACAACCCACAATACGGCAGTGAGGTTCTGGCTCTGACTTATCTGATTCAGATCCTGGTCCTTATTAATGAGCTTTATAACCGTACCGTTACCACCATACCCAGCATTATTTCTTCACATATTCAATCGGCCATGCGCTATATCGATAACCATCTGCATCTGAATCTGTCGCTTGAGCAGATCGCCGGAGAATTAAACATCGATAAATATTATCTTAGTCACCTGTTCAAGCAACAGACCGGTGGGACAATCTACCGGTACGTCCTGCTTAAAAAGATCGCGTTATCCAAACAGCTCTTATCCGCCGGGAACTCCGTATCCGATACCTGTTATTTATCCGGTTTCAATGACTATGCAAATTTCATCCGTACTTTCAAGAACATCACGGGCATTCCACCTGGAAAATACGGCAAAAAAAGCTGA
- a CDS encoding DUF2264 domain-containing protein — MTGTKHRKYWLDTMLQIGNPVLDALSQRKLKERLPAEFHGDRSKFAYLEAFARLACGMAPWLELEGLEGEEEKLRAHYAVLMLECIDAAVDPSSPDYMDFKSEGQPLVDAAFLAHALVRAPKQLAGRLNARVKVNLITALKQTRRTAPSGSNWLLFSAMVEAALYILNDPEYDRMRVGYAIHMFMDWYKGDGIYGDGKDFHWDYYNSFVIQPMLVDVVTLFERESEQYSQLRPLILERAQRYATVLERMIAPDGTYPFIGRSIVYRFGAFQLLSQAALQHFLEESLSPAQVRCALTAVITRTMEFPGTLDENGWLRPGVYGYQPELAESYINTGSLYLCAFVFLPLGLLPSDLFWAGAELKWTAQRIAAGEDVMRDHALSN, encoded by the coding sequence ATGACTGGTACGAAACACCGTAAATATTGGCTGGATACGATGTTACAGATCGGGAATCCGGTTCTTGACGCTTTATCGCAGAGAAAATTAAAGGAACGGCTGCCTGCGGAGTTTCATGGTGATAGGAGCAAGTTTGCGTATTTGGAAGCGTTTGCTAGATTAGCCTGTGGAATGGCCCCATGGCTAGAGCTTGAAGGGCTGGAGGGTGAAGAGGAAAAGCTTAGAGCCCATTATGCCGTACTGATGCTGGAATGCATTGATGCCGCTGTCGATCCATCTTCGCCTGACTATATGGATTTTAAGTCCGAAGGCCAACCGCTGGTCGATGCGGCATTCCTCGCCCACGCGTTGGTGCGCGCGCCGAAGCAGCTTGCCGGGCGGCTGAATGCGCGGGTCAAAGTTAATTTAATAACAGCCTTGAAGCAAACGCGCCGGACTGCACCGAGCGGCAGCAACTGGCTACTGTTCAGCGCAATGGTGGAAGCGGCTTTGTATATCCTCAACGATCCTGAATATGACCGGATGCGTGTTGGTTATGCGATTCATATGTTTATGGATTGGTATAAAGGCGATGGCATATACGGTGACGGCAAGGACTTTCACTGGGATTATTACAACAGCTTTGTTATTCAGCCGATGCTGGTGGATGTGGTGACACTCTTTGAACGGGAGTCGGAGCAATATTCCCAATTGCGGCCGTTGATACTGGAACGGGCACAGAGATACGCAACTGTTCTGGAACGGATGATTGCACCGGATGGAACTTATCCCTTTATCGGGCGCTCTATTGTCTACCGTTTTGGTGCTTTTCAGCTGTTGTCGCAGGCGGCGCTCCAGCATTTCCTTGAGGAATCGCTTTCTCCTGCGCAGGTACGCTGCGCCTTGACTGCTGTAATTACACGGACTATGGAATTTCCGGGCACCCTGGATGAGAACGGGTGGCTACGTCCGGGAGTATACGGCTACCAGCCAGAGCTTGCTGAGAGCTATATCAATACGGGCAGTCTCTATTTATGCGCATTTGTATTTCTTCCTTTGGGGCTTCTTCCTTCAGATCTTTTCTGGGCAGGAGCAGAATTGAAGTGGACGGCACAAAGGATCGCAGCTGGTGAGGATGTTATGAGAGATCATGCCTTGAGCAATTAG
- a CDS encoding glycoside hydrolase family 88 protein, producing MNITENQTWLDEAWSKALEKTRCNSRKIGAEFPHASQGGKYLLEAPNWWTAGFWPGMLWQFYSESGDESLKMIAERCEERLDEVLDGYVKLDHDLGFMWILTSVANYKLTGSEASRIRALKAANYLAARFNLKGHYIRAWNPWSVGEDNSGVAIIDCCMNTSLLFWASETSGDPRYHHIAEAHMDTVLEHFIRPDGSVYHIVKFNPETGEVVEKLGGQGYSPESAWSRGTAWAIYGLALAYHHTSKQSYLDAAKQVAHFFLTRLPDDHVPHWDFRAPGEVGEIRDSSAGSCAASGLLLLADQVDDSESHVYRNGAIRIVESLYRNYGSWDNADEEGLLLHGTSNYPENRNIDVPLIYGDFFYVEALARIKAAGPFYWE from the coding sequence ATGAATATTACGGAAAACCAAACTTGGCTGGATGAAGCTTGGAGCAAGGCTCTTGAAAAGACAAGATGTAACAGTCGAAAGATCGGCGCAGAATTTCCACATGCAAGTCAAGGGGGGAAATATTTGCTGGAGGCGCCGAATTGGTGGACAGCAGGGTTCTGGCCGGGAATGCTCTGGCAGTTTTATTCTGAGAGCGGGGATGAAAGTCTAAAAATGATCGCGGAGCGCTGCGAAGAGAGACTCGACGAGGTGCTGGATGGCTATGTTAAGCTGGATCACGATTTAGGCTTCATGTGGATTCTTACAAGCGTGGCAAATTACAAGTTGACGGGTAGCGAGGCGTCGCGAATTCGGGCATTAAAAGCGGCCAACTACCTGGCAGCCCGCTTCAATCTGAAAGGACATTATATCCGAGCTTGGAATCCATGGAGTGTAGGGGAAGATAACAGCGGAGTTGCTATTATTGACTGCTGCATGAATACCAGTCTGTTGTTCTGGGCTTCTGAGACATCGGGAGATCCACGCTATCATCATATCGCTGAGGCGCATATGGATACTGTTCTTGAGCATTTTATCCGACCGGACGGCTCCGTGTACCACATCGTCAAATTCAACCCGGAGACGGGTGAAGTCGTGGAAAAGCTTGGCGGGCAAGGTTATTCGCCCGAATCTGCTTGGTCGCGCGGCACGGCTTGGGCCATTTACGGTTTAGCGCTTGCCTATCATCATACGAGCAAGCAGAGCTATCTGGATGCAGCCAAGCAGGTAGCACATTTCTTCTTGACCCGTTTGCCGGACGATCATGTTCCGCATTGGGATTTCCGCGCGCCCGGTGAAGTCGGCGAAATTCGTGATAGCTCCGCCGGTTCCTGTGCGGCGAGCGGTTTGCTTCTGCTAGCGGACCAGGTGGATGATTCGGAGTCCCATGTGTACCGGAACGGGGCTATAAGAATCGTGGAATCGCTCTACAGGAATTATGGCAGTTGGGACAATGCGGATGAGGAAGGGTTGCTGCTTCACGGTACGAGTAACTACCCTGAGAACCGGAATATAGATGTTCCTCTTATCTACGGTGACTTTTTCTATGTCGAAGCACTAGCCCGGATTAAGGCCGCAGGTCCGTTCTATTGGGAGTAG
- a CDS encoding DUF2264 domain-containing protein, whose amino-acid sequence MNTNKTSFRISDNPLKTRVDLVIALEQLTDPLRAHYSKGGARLEIGKTGASYSAATAEMEGFSRVLWGLVPLLIGGGDSELWDIVLDGVRHGTDPSHEEYWGEVKDYDQRLVEMAVFGFALAAIPERIWSPLAPKEQDQLYRWLNQINAHPCYDCNWLFFNVLVNVGFRKIGRPYDEGQLENNLKRMDDFYLGEGWYSDGINGHSDYYVPFAIHYYALLYAKLMEQEDPERSRVFKERARLFAADFISWFAPDGSALPYGRSLTYRFAQSAFWSALAYADVEGFPAGVVKGLVLRNLRWWFSQPIVDADGVLTIGYAYPNLVMAENYNAPGSPYWALKTFLPLALGEEHPFWKAEELPLPVLPDVMIQKPAHLVIIREPASGHVAAFNSGHLYTNEHTHTSAKYEKFVYSTGFGFSVPRSEWGLSQGAYDSMLALSEHGDNLYRVRRQNIESEIMDNVLRSVWKPWANVEVQTWVVAGLPWHIRMHRVETGRSLDTAEGGFALGHDNEFISKSDLAGVMASTAWGTSAIKDLLGCRKGELVWPNANTNLLRPRTVLPMLTTTLQPGIHWLVSAVYGSPSEGALDIQADQADKVLKHSPEQDLKVKFSEGTVTIVTHSGREIVLNLQ is encoded by the coding sequence ATGAATACAAATAAGACATCTTTCCGGATTAGTGATAATCCGTTAAAGACTCGGGTGGATCTGGTGATCGCCCTTGAGCAGCTTACGGATCCGCTTCGGGCGCACTACAGCAAAGGCGGCGCAAGGCTTGAAATCGGTAAAACAGGGGCGAGCTATTCGGCAGCAACTGCTGAAATGGAAGGTTTCTCGCGGGTGTTGTGGGGTTTGGTACCCCTGCTCATTGGTGGTGGAGACAGCGAACTCTGGGACATCGTGCTGGATGGCGTTCGGCATGGCACTGATCCTTCTCATGAAGAATATTGGGGAGAGGTGAAGGATTACGACCAGCGTTTGGTCGAAATGGCGGTCTTTGGTTTCGCATTAGCAGCCATTCCGGAAAGGATCTGGTCGCCGCTTGCTCCGAAGGAGCAGGATCAATTATACCGCTGGCTGAATCAAATAAACGCTCATCCTTGCTATGACTGCAATTGGCTGTTCTTTAACGTTCTAGTCAATGTCGGATTCCGCAAAATCGGTCGTCCCTACGACGAAGGGCAGTTAGAGAACAATTTGAAGCGCATGGACGATTTCTATTTGGGCGAGGGCTGGTACAGTGACGGAATTAACGGCCACAGCGATTATTACGTACCTTTTGCTATTCATTACTATGCACTGCTGTACGCAAAGCTGATGGAGCAGGAAGACCCCGAACGTTCCCGTGTGTTCAAAGAACGAGCTCGATTGTTTGCTGCCGATTTCATCAGCTGGTTCGCACCCGACGGATCCGCACTTCCTTATGGGCGCAGTTTGACTTACCGTTTTGCCCAGTCGGCATTTTGGAGCGCCCTTGCCTACGCAGACGTTGAAGGATTCCCTGCCGGTGTGGTAAAAGGTCTGGTGCTGCGGAACCTGCGCTGGTGGTTTAGCCAGCCGATTGTTGACGCCGATGGTGTACTAACCATCGGATACGCTTACCCAAATCTGGTCATGGCGGAGAATTACAATGCTCCCGGATCTCCGTACTGGGCGTTGAAGACTTTCCTGCCGCTGGCTCTCGGCGAAGAGCATCCGTTCTGGAAGGCAGAAGAACTGCCGCTGCCAGTCCTTCCGGATGTCATGATTCAGAAGCCTGCACACCTTGTCATCATCCGCGAGCCTGCTTCCGGTCATGTGGCGGCCTTCAACAGCGGACATTTATATACGAATGAACATACCCACACCTCGGCCAAGTACGAAAAATTCGTGTATTCAACAGGCTTTGGCTTCAGCGTGCCCCGCTCCGAATGGGGGCTCTCTCAGGGAGCATACGATTCTATGCTTGCGCTGAGCGAGCACGGAGACAACTTATATCGGGTAAGACGCCAGAATATAGAATCTGAGATTATGGACAACGTGCTTCGCTCTGTCTGGAAGCCGTGGGCCAATGTCGAGGTTCAGACCTGGGTTGTCGCCGGACTTCCTTGGCATATTCGGATGCATCGAGTCGAAACTGGACGGTCACTGGATACTGCCGAGGGCGGATTCGCACTTGGTCATGACAATGAATTCATATCCAAGAGCGATTTGGCTGGTGTGATGGCCTCCACTGCTTGGGGAACCAGTGCAATCAAGGATTTGCTAGGTTGTCGGAAGGGCGAGTTGGTCTGGCCGAACGCCAATACGAACCTGCTTCGCCCTCGGACGGTGCTGCCAATGCTGACGACTACCCTTCAGCCAGGAATTCATTGGCTCGTTTCGGCCGTATATGGTTCCCCTTCAGAGGGGGCTTTAGATATTCAGGCTGATCAAGCTGATAAGGTCCTCAAGCATTCACCTGAGCAAGATTTGAAAGTTAAGTTCAGCGAGGGAACGGTAACCATTGTTACTCATTCCGGGAGAGAAATCGTCCTGAATTTACAATAA
- the cls gene encoding cardiolipin synthase, which produces MDSSSLVTTTLSLVIIINILLSAGFLFFERRDIGYTWAWLMLFYFIPILGFIIYLFLGRNLAKKNFFGLSSEERKYLQSAVDHQLATLNDQREDHNPLLTKYADLIHMNLVSSNALMTTDNEISIFNDGNQKFDALFDDIRHAKKEVNIQYYIIQPDALGKKLRDELTIKAKEGVKVRVLYDEIGSKRLSLKFFKELLSAGGEVEVFFPSLLRPINFRMNNRNHRKLCIIDGEVAYIGGFNVGNEYLGIDKKFGYWRDTHFRMKGDSVNQIQGRFILDWKHARKNERVSFDQFSFNTEAHVGSSPVQIVSSGPNSLVEHLKNMYIKLILNAKRSVYIQTPYFIPDSSFMDACKIALLSGVDVRIMIPNKPDHPFVYWATWAYAGELLKYGAKILLYENGFLHAKTIVVDDEVASVGTMNIDSRSFRLNFEVNAIVYDEQVAKQLQKLFDEDSQLSTELTPERYKERSLIIKFKEGISRLFSSIL; this is translated from the coding sequence ATGGATAGCAGCAGCTTGGTAACGACGACTCTTTCACTTGTTATAATAATAAACATATTGCTCTCTGCAGGTTTTTTATTTTTTGAGAGGAGAGATATTGGTTATACATGGGCATGGCTTATGCTTTTTTATTTCATTCCCATTTTGGGATTTATTATTTATCTCTTCCTTGGTCGAAACTTAGCAAAGAAAAATTTCTTTGGTCTATCTTCTGAAGAAAGGAAATATCTACAATCCGCTGTAGATCATCAATTAGCTACATTAAACGATCAGCGCGAGGATCATAACCCTTTGCTCACGAAATATGCTGATTTGATCCATATGAACCTTGTTTCATCGAATGCCCTAATGACAACAGACAACGAAATATCTATTTTCAACGATGGTAATCAAAAATTCGATGCTTTGTTTGATGATATTAGACATGCCAAGAAAGAAGTTAATATTCAATATTACATAATCCAGCCTGACGCCTTGGGAAAAAAATTAAGAGATGAATTAACCATAAAAGCCAAAGAAGGCGTAAAAGTGAGGGTTCTTTACGACGAAATCGGCTCCAAAAGGCTTTCTCTTAAGTTTTTTAAAGAACTACTCTCTGCTGGTGGAGAAGTGGAGGTGTTCTTTCCATCACTGCTTAGACCGATAAATTTCCGTATGAATAATCGAAATCATAGAAAATTATGTATTATCGATGGAGAAGTCGCTTATATTGGTGGATTTAATGTGGGAAATGAGTATTTAGGTATAGATAAAAAGTTTGGGTATTGGCGGGATACACATTTTAGAATGAAGGGAGATTCCGTTAATCAGATTCAAGGAAGATTTATTCTGGATTGGAAACATGCCCGGAAAAATGAGCGCGTAAGCTTCGATCAATTTTCTTTTAATACGGAAGCACATGTCGGATCAAGTCCTGTTCAAATTGTGTCTAGTGGTCCTAACTCGCTAGTGGAGCATCTTAAAAATATGTACATTAAGCTCATCTTGAATGCCAAACGGAGTGTATATATTCAAACGCCATACTTTATTCCTGATAGCAGTTTTATGGATGCTTGTAAAATTGCACTTCTATCAGGTGTTGATGTCCGGATCATGATCCCTAATAAGCCTGATCATCCTTTTGTTTATTGGGCCACTTGGGCATATGCCGGGGAATTATTGAAATATGGAGCGAAGATTCTGTTATATGAAAATGGTTTTTTGCATGCTAAGACGATTGTAGTTGATGATGAAGTAGCGTCCGTAGGAACAATGAATATTGATTCCCGGAGCTTTAGACTCAATTTCGAAGTGAATGCAATTGTGTATGATGAGCAAGTTGCTAAACAACTTCAAAAATTGTTTGATGAAGATAGCCAGTTGAGTACAGAGCTTACCCCTGAACGCTATAAAGAAAGATCCTTAATAATCAAATTTAAAGAGGGCATTTCGCGTCTTTTTTCGTCCATCTTATGA
- a CDS encoding YheC/YheD family protein, translated as MMKQISRISNKLTKTRVLVRNQELNKHVPLTKKMDKNTLYEMLQKYKMVYIKPCCGSLGQGVIRVELTRAQFSYQSGTHVHKFSDYDTAYRAILREAQGKAYLVQKGIRLLVYDGRPFDIRVMVQRNSKGGWEATGVAGRVAYPRKVVTNGSQGGTIYPIEELLKGYTSAENCKILIRSLKQIGVKSARQLSTVYPALQEIGVDIALDQRLKPWILEVNTAPDPCPFTKLKDTRMIDRIVRYAKVYGRTYNLKCMKSKQGMV; from the coding sequence ATGATGAAGCAGATAAGCCGTATATCCAATAAGCTGACGAAGACAAGGGTGCTGGTTAGAAACCAAGAGTTAAATAAACATGTCCCGCTTACGAAAAAAATGGATAAGAACACGCTCTATGAAATGCTACAAAAATATAAGATGGTGTACATTAAGCCTTGCTGCGGCTCTTTAGGACAGGGCGTAATACGGGTTGAACTCACACGCGCACAATTCAGCTATCAATCCGGTACCCACGTACACAAATTTTCTGATTACGACACGGCCTATCGGGCCATCTTACGAGAGGCTCAAGGAAAGGCCTATTTAGTACAAAAGGGGATCAGGCTGTTGGTTTACGATGGACGCCCTTTCGATATTCGGGTGATGGTGCAGCGAAATTCTAAGGGTGGGTGGGAAGCAACAGGGGTTGCAGGACGCGTTGCGTATCCTCGCAAAGTGGTTACAAACGGGAGTCAAGGAGGAACAATTTATCCGATTGAGGAATTATTAAAAGGCTACACAAGCGCAGAAAATTGTAAAATATTGATCCGATCCCTGAAGCAAATTGGAGTGAAGTCCGCAAGGCAGCTTAGCACTGTCTATCCCGCACTTCAGGAAATCGGTGTGGATATTGCCTTAGATCAACGTCTTAAGCCATGGATCTTGGAAGTGAATACGGCTCCCGATCCGTGCCCGTTTACTAAACTAAAAGATACCCGTATGATTGACCGAATTGTCAGATATGCCAAGGTATACGGTCGCACATACAATCTCAAGTGCATGAAATCAAAACAGGGTATGGTGTGA